TTCCAGTCTTTTTACATGCTCAATCTTGTTCTCCAGTCCCACACTTTTTTGTTCTCGTATTTTCGGCTCTTCTAGATAGCGCCACTTTCTCCTGGCGAGATGCTCCTCTCGCTCGATTTCATATTTTTGCCGTAATTTTTCGATCCGGTCCATGATTTCCAACCGGTCCTTGGTCTCAAGATTTCTCGTTTCGCAATATTTCCGCTTAAGGAAATCGTTAACAGCCGGCCCGATTTTTTCGAGACGTTGAAGTGACTCAAGCTTAGCCGAAGCCTCCTCTCTTTTCTTAAACGAGTCGTCGCCGAGCTGTTTGACGAGCTGTTCAAATCTGTCCTCCTCCAACCCCATCGGATCCCCTTTATTCCACCCATCCTCACCAAACGCCGAGAACCCGTTCCCCTGTCTATGCTCCCAGTTGCGATTGCCAGAAGGGTCAATTTGGATGAACCTTCCCGTCTTCGGATCGTAGTACCGATTTCGGAAGTAATAGAGCCCTGTTTCCGAATCGAGGTACCGACCCTGGAACATGTAAGGGTTCCCCACGACCGAAGCCGAAAGCGGCGTCGTTCCATCCGCAGCAAAGATACTCGGCTGTCCCAGCCAACTGTACTCATAAAACTCCACGACGTTCTGACCGCTATCGCTCAGCGCTCCCACAAAGCCCTGCGAATTCCCGTGATAATAAAAGACCGGCGCGCCAACTTGCGTGGCGTCCTTGATTTGGACATGTTCATCGATCCCCCGACCGTCGACGTACTGGCGAAGAAGTGCATTTCCGCCATCTCGTTCCTCCACCACCTGCCAACCGTTATAAAGATAGCGAATGCTTCCACCGGCAGAAAACGATTTCAAAACACGTCGGTTATTGGGCGCATACGCGTAACTCACGAGGAGAGTATTCGGCGGCAGAAAGTCTCTTACCTCTACGAGTCGATCGCTGTAATCATAGACGAACCTCAAGTCCCCGTCGGCGCGGAGCGCGCTATTGTCATCGTACTCTTGGGTCTTTCCGTCAAAGGACGAATACTGATTCATCCCCGATTCCGAAGGAATTCCATCGACCACCGGGTTTCGGGGCACCCCTTCGTCGTCAAAAGCCGTCATGCTGTCCGCGCCGTCCAGCAAACGGGTGCTTGGAGTCGTTCCGTTACGGTTAAAACTCAACATCCGATACTTCGAATCAAACGAATATGTATCGAGATGGTTGGAAAGATGTTCACGCGTCTCGGTGATGCGTCGATTCGTTCCGATCCCTGACGGACCATTGTACGTGTTCACATACGCCGTGATCGGTAAAGCTGTGGACGTTTTCCAAGTGTGTCGTGTGTCTCTCCGATTGTTATCGTACCCCGCATTCAAACCGGAGATCGTCTGCGTTTCCGAATCGTTCCGCTTATCCAGAACAGCTCCATTCCCCAGCGTCGTCCGCGAATCGCGGAACGGGCCGACATATTCAAACCCGGCGATCAGTGGGCCTCCCGCCCCCTCGCGAATCTCCGACAACCGATCCAGGCCGTCGTAGTTCCGAAAGACCTTGCGGAGGTTCGGATATGTGTCCGAAACGCGTCGTCCTGCGCCCTGCCATTCCGCGTCCACGTTAAGTGTTGGGCGTACGCCGATCATCTGAGTTTCGCGGAGCTTGCGCGACAGCGAATCGTAAGCGTAGAGGTATTCGACATCTTCCCCCGCGCCGTTGTTGTCGAACGCGCGGGTCACGCGATCGAGGCCGTCATATCCCCAGGTTTTAAGCGTTGTTCCCAAGACTAAAGCTGTCGCGCCGCCGTTATTGACGCTCACCTGCGTGGGCCGACTCTCGGCATCGTGTGTCCAGGTCTCGACGGAGTTGTTTTGGTTCCGATGCTGGTCAAGCTCACTGTCGGCGTTGTAAC
The Bdellovibrionota bacterium DNA segment above includes these coding regions:
- a CDS encoding RHS repeat-associated core domain-containing protein gives rise to the protein LDPGDGRVSSIILHDRLGRAVGIVDADDDTFETRYDGLSRVIQTMDPTGNEVESAYDKNSNLLTTRGIEKSPLIAANEEFLSAYTYDSLNRIETLVEPNGQTTTSQYDSRDNLIKTIDALGNQTEMRHDRLSRLLDSRTYLSSTGTNASAGSADPTQGGGDGVITISQTWDALHRLKSRTDDKLYATQYTYDDLDRKRRSDYHDGTFETWSYNADSELDQHRNQNNSVETWTHDAESRPTQVSVNNGGATALVLGTTLKTWGYDGLDRVTRAFDNNGAGEDVEYLYAYDSLSRKLRETQMIGVRPTLNVDAEWQGAGRRVSDTYPNLRKVFRNYDGLDRLSEIREGAGGPLIAGFEYVGPFRDSRTTLGNGAVLDKRNDSETQTISGLNAGYDNNRRDTRHTWKTSTALPITAYVNTYNGPSGIGTNRRITETREHLSNHLDTYSFDSKYRMLSFNRNGTTPSTRLLDGADSMTAFDDEGVPRNPVVDGIPSESGMNQYSSFDGKTQEYDDNSALRADGDLRFVYDYSDRLVEVRDFLPPNTLLVSYAYAPNNRRVLKSFSAGGSIRYLYNGWQVVEERDGGNALLRQYVDGRGIDEHVQIKDATQVGAPVFYYHGNSQGFVGALSDSGQNVVEFYEYSWLGQPSIFAADGTTPLSASVVGNPYMFQGRYLDSETGLYYFRNRYYDPKTGRFIQIDPSGNRNWEHRQGNGFSAFGEDGWNKGDPMGLEEDRFEQLVKQLGDDSFKKREEASAKLESLQRLEKIGPAVNDFLKRKYCETRNLETKDRLEIMDRIEKLRQKYEIEREEHLARRKWRYLEEPKIREQKSVGLENKIEHVKRLEKTEGITPKLRRILGPLLEGLGIKEPEDAGYEFRSSWYLRQNKSVLINEALERERQAQLQEASQKGQAKYEEWLVSQEPKPPGPPPEPPITPADIARAAAVIMRDLPRLEIPPEELEPPQYDLDAPDLDTRMRLAR